Genomic segment of Thermodesulfovibrionia bacterium:
AGGTTGGGAGTATGGAAGGATATAATAGACATGATTGCTGAAAACCCCTGGTTTGGTACAGGTATCGGAACTTTCAGTCATGCCTTTCCTCTCTTTAAAAGCGAACACCTGAGCAGTTTGTATTACAGTCATGCCCATAATGATTATCTTGAACTGACTGCGGAATTGGGAATTGCAGGAATAATATCTGCATTTCTGTGCATAATCGTCTTTTTCATTTCAGTGACAAAAAAGCTTGTTGCGCTTCCCGACAAAGGCTTGCAGGCGGTTGGACTGGGAGCGCTGTCATCCTGTTTTGCTATATTAGTTCACAGCAATACTGACTTCAACTTCAGCATTCCTTCAAATGCCTTTCTCTTTTTTATCTGCTCCGCCATTGCGTTAATTGCTTCCAGGCCTGAGAAGGCAGCCCTGATCAGCAGAGCAATTTCCATGAAACAGGGATTCGCTGGTTATTGCATTATTTTATTATTTTGTTCCATGGCGCTCATTAATATTCTTCCTCCATTTCTTGGAGGCTATTATCTGAATAAATCAATTGATCATCAAAAGTCAGGCAATTATGACCTTGCTGCAGAATCACTATATCGGGCCATCCAAATTGATTCGGGTAATGCGGAACATCCTGCGGCAATGGGAGATATAATGGCTGCAAAAGCAGTTAACGCCAAAGAAACATCTGAGAAAGAGGACCTTCTTAATAAATCCGTCAAATATTTCAATGATGCAATAACTGCAAATCCGGTCAGGGGATATTACTACACCAAAAAAGCCTTCAGCCTTCAGCGATTGGGGCGTCTTGACGAGGCCGGAGAAGCGCTGACAAAAGCCGCTCATTTTGCTCCGCAAAGTCCCTTTACCCACTATGACACCGGAACATTTTTTCTTTCCCGGGGCGAAGCTGACAAAGCACGCGAAGAATACGGCAAGTTCCTTCAGTTAAGATCCAATTTTTCGTATCTTCCAAAGATCCTCGATGATCTATGGAAGTTCTATCCCAGCTACGCTGAACTGAAACCTGTGGTACCTGAAATAGCGGAATACAGAAGGAGGTTTGCATATTATCTGTTAAGCAAAGGAGAAAAGCATGCGGCTTTTGAGGAATTCTCTTTTGCCTTCAGGCTTGAACCATCAATACTCAATGCCTTATCAATAATTACCGAACTTAATAACGCAAAAGAATATTATAAAGCCCTTGAAGCAGGGGGGGAATACATAAAACAATTCGGCAATGAAATTTCCTTGAACAAAGAGATTGCGATAACCTATGAAAATCTTGATATGAATGAAAAAGCCATAATTCTTTATCAACAGATACTTAATGAAGATCCAAAAGATATTTCGATGTATCTGCGACTTTCCAGGATATTGCTCAAAACAAATGATAACCAGCATGCGTTGGAAACACTACAGACAGCGTTAAATTATCATCCGGAGGATCCTTATCTAAGAGAACAGATGGCTTTAATATATGGAAGAATGGGAAACCATAAAAAGGCGATTGCTATATTTCAGCAATTAACTAAAGAAAAACCCAAAGATGCTCCTCTTCATATCACTCTCAGCGGAATTTATTCCAGCATGAAAGACTATTCCAATGCTCTCGGCACTATCCAGACAGCGATTCAGCTGAATCCGAATGATGCACGACTAATCAGACAACTGGCTTCTATATATGAAACAATGGGGAATAATGAAAAAGCAACTATCATTCTTCAGCAATTAATTGCCGAAGATCCGAAAAACGTTTCTATTTACATATCTCTTGCCCAGATCTATCTAAACACCGGGAACCTCGGCAATGCTGTTAACGTACTGAAAACAGCGCTTATCTTCAATCCGGACAATGCCACCATATATGAATTATTGGCAAACAGTTACAGCGGCATGGGCTTGCATAAAGAAGCACTTGATGCGTTAAACAAAGCTGTTTTATTCGATCAGAAAAATGCGGATTACCGCTTTCAGCTTGGCATCGAGTATAAAAAACTCGGCATGTTGCGCGAGGCTTTTGATCAATGGAGGAAATGCCTTCAGATAAAACCTGACCATAAAAATTGCAAAGTTTTCTTGGAAAGAAACATTATTTATCAATAGGTTCATCATTTCATAACTATTTTGCTATATTGTATTTCTTGTCTTATATTCTGTATAATTATTTAAGTCATAAATACAAGGTCTTTTGATGGTCATGAAAATGAATAACGTTAAGCTTTATAAATATTTTTCTTTTTTCCTTCTAATTTTTCTCTTCTGCATACCTTCAGATGCCTTTAACTCCGAAAAAGTAGGTACTATCTTATCAGTAAGTGGAGCAGCTACCATTACAAGGGATAATAAAACTTTTGATGCCATAAAAGACGACCCCATTTACAAGTTCGATACAATAGAAACATTAGAGAACTCAAGATTGAAGCTTCATTTTTCTGACGACAGCATAATAAGCCTTACCGAAAACTCGAGATTAGTCATTAAAAAGTATTCCGGCAGTGAAGGCAGCAAAAAAGACGTTTCTGTTCTTGAGCTTTTAAATGGCGACCTTAGAGCAGTCTCAGGGAGGTCCAGCCTTGAGGTACATACCCCTAATGCCGTGGCTGCTGCAAGGGGTACTGAATTCTATGTCTGGATGTGTGATAAGGAATCCGGTGTTGCCGTACTGCAGGGTGAAGTTGAATTCTGGCTAATGGAGCATCCTGACTGGAGAGAAATAATTAAAGAAGGATTCACGATTTTTTCCAGAAATAATGAGCAGCCTGGATTCCCTTCACCTATTACTCCTGAGTTAATAATAGAACTGGAAAAAATCAGTAATGATATTAGCAATGACAACAGCAATGACAACAGCAACGACAACAGCAACGACAACAGCAATGACAACAGCAATGACAACGGTGACGATACCCATTGCGGACAATGTGAAGTACTTGATGATGAAAACCACTGTGTGCCTGATAATACAATGGATCCTGGACCCTGTCAGAAGTGTTCTAATGGAATCCCTGTCCCTGACAATTCAGAAGATCCAGGCATGTGCAAAAAATGTTTAAACGGAAGTCCTGTTTCTGACAACTCAGAAGATCCAGGCCGTTGCAAAAAATGTTCAGGTGGCAGTGCTGTGCCTGATAATTCAGAAGACCCAGGTACATGCCTGAAGTGTTCTGGCGGCAATTCCGTCCCTGACGATCTTGAAGATCCGGGACTGTGTAAGAAATGCTCAGGTGGCAGTGCTGTGCCTGATAATCTCGATGATCCGGGACAATGCCGAAAATGTTCCGGTGGGAATACTGTTTCTGATGACCTTCAGGATCCTGGAATTTGCTATAAATGTTCCGGCGGCAATTCTGTCTATGACGATTTTGAACATTGCAGTGACGGAGACATATGTTCCATTAACGACCGCTGCCAGGGCGGTGGGTGTAAAGGGGATTTTGACCCAAGCCCGATTGATCCTAGCTGCATATAGCACATTGCAGACACAGCATTATTCCACCTGCATTATTTAATATTATCAGTTTATAACTCACTACCTGAAGCGTTAAACACATCTATTCTTCCTGATTTACTCAATTAATTTATTTATAAGTCATAGCCTAACTTATTGACAATAATATATATATATACAAAAATACACTATGAAAAAGATCCTGTTGGCTTTTGTCATCCTCATGGTCTTCATATCAAGCCGCATCAGCGCTGTTGAGCATGTCAGCATTCTGGGAGTACGCTACTTAACATACAAGACATATACAAGGGTGGTAATCGACCTCAGCAGCCTGGCTTCATTTAACAGCAACCGCCTTAAAAAACCTGAACGCCTCTACTTTGATATCAAGGGATGCACACTCGCGAAAGATACCAAAACCTCGATAGCTGTCAATAACGGTATACTGAAGAAGATACGCTCAGGCCAGTTCAGTGAAGATACAGCAAGGGTCACTCTTGACCTTGAAGGCATGAGCCAGTATTCCGCATTTGTACTTGAAAATCCCGACAGGCTCGTTATCGATATCTACAAACCTGAAGCAGCACTTGCGCCGCTAATCATTGAGAGCAAGCCCTTTATAAAAGAGATACCGGATGATGTAAAGATCAAGACGATAGTTATCGATCCCGGCCATGGAGGCAAAGACCCTGGCGCAGTCGGGCCGAACGGGCTGAAGGAAAAAGATGTGGTCCTTGATGTGGGCAAAAGACTGGGCGAGATACTTAATGAAAGATATGGCGTAAATATAATCTATACCCGGAAGACAGATGTATTCATCCCTCTTAATGAACGGACCGAGATAGCAAACTCAAATAACGCTGACCTCTTTATCTCCGTCCATGCTAACGCAAACACAAAGAGGTCTGCAAAAGGGATCGAAACATATATACTTAACTGGACAAATGACGACGAGTCGCTGAAGGTCGCGGCAAGAGAGAACAATATCTCCATAAGTAAGATGAAGCTGTTAAGGGGCGGGCTTCAGATGATACTTGACGACCTGACCAGAAGCCACAAGAAGCAGGAATCTGTAAAGTTCGCGCGCAATTTACAGGATTCGATGGTAAGCACATTGAAAGACCAGTACAATAAGACAACAGACCTTGGAATAAAGCAGGCGCTCTTCTATGTGCTTGTGGGCGCTGAGATGCCGTCCGCGCTGGTTGAGGTATCATTTATAAGCAACAGCGATGAAGAGAAGCTCCTCGCAAGCAAGGGCTACAGGGACAGGATAGCAGAAGGCATAGCTGAAGGTGTCGGAGATTATATTAAAGGGTCAACATTGATGGCCAGGCAAAAATAAAATTATATGGCTATAGACTATTTAATAAAGGGCGGATTCATTATTGACGGCACATCTCCCGATGCCTCGCCTAAGATAGCTGATATCGCCATTGAAGGCGACCGCATAAAGGCGATAGGAGAGCTCTCGGGAGTTCATGCCGATAACACAATAAATATTAAGGGGCTCTGCCTATGCCCGGGATTTATCGACTCTCATGCGCATTCTGACTTCACCCTGCTTGCAGATGGAAGGGCTGAGGGGAAGATCTGCCAAGGCGTAACAACAGAGATGAACGGGAACTGCGGCCTGTCCGCAGCGCCGCTTTACAGAGAGGCGCTTGAGCACAGGGAGAAAGAGCTCGCAAACCTGAATATCAAAGAGAGATGGAACACCTTCCCCGAATACTTCAGCATTTTGGAAAAGAAAGGCTTTGCCGTTAACTTTGCAACGCTTGCCGGACACGGCAACCTCAGGGCCTCTGTCGCCGGATATTCTGACAAACCGCTTTCAACGAGTACTATCGAAAAGACAAAAGAACTTCTAAACGACGCTATCAGCGCAGGTGCAAAGGGCATCTCAACAGGCCTTATATATCCGCCGGGGATATTTACTGATACACCGGAGATAATCGAGCTTGCGCGCGAGGCGGCAAAGAGCAATGGCATCTATACAACTCATATGAGGAGCGAGGGCAGCAGGCTCCTTGAGTCGGTCAACGAGGTAATGACCATTGTGAATGAATCAGGCATAAAAGCCCACATCTCACACCTGAAGACCAACGGCGAGAATAACTGGAAGAAGCTCAAAGGTGTATTTGAGCAGATAGAGCATGAGAACATTAAGGGCTTTAATGTCACATGCGACAGGTATCCTTATACCGCTTCAAGCACAGATCTTGATACGATACTGCCTGCATGGGCGTTTGAAGGCGGGCATAAAAAGGAGCTCCACCGGCTCAGGAATGAACAGGCACATCTCAAAAACGATTTTCTCAAGAAGCACCCTGAAAAATCTTTCTGGAAGTCTGTGATGATATCGTCCGTGACTACAGATAAGAACAAATGGATGGAAGGCAAGACGCTCTTTGAGATCAGCCTCCCTCTGAAAAAAAGCCCTATCAACTGCATGTTCGACCTGCTTATTGATGACGAACTCAGGACCGGGGCCATCTTCTTCTCAATGAACGAGGACAACCTCAGGGAGATACTTAAACGGCCTTACGCAATGATTGGCTCTGACAGCTCTGCAAGGAGCTTTGACGGCATAACGTCAAATGAAAAACCCCACCCCAGGGCATTCGGAAGTTTCCCCCGGATATTAGGCAAATATGTCAGGGAATACGGTGTGCTGAAGCTCAATGAAGCGATATATAAAATGACAGGGCTTCCTGCAAGAACTTTCAATATAAAGAACCGCGGCATTATAAAAGAAGGCTGCTTTGCGGACATTACCGTCTTTGACCCGAAAAAGGTCAATGACACAGCTGAATATAACAAGCCGTTTGTAAGGCCGAAAGGCATCCACCATGTCTTTGTGAATGGAACGCCTGTATTGTTTGAAGGGCAGGCAACAGGAAAGATGCCGGGCAGGATTATCAGATGAACAGTATTTAAATACTTTAATTGCAAAAGCTTACGAAAAAATATATCTTAATGCTGATCCGGCAAAAAGCAAATATGGAAAAAAGTGACCTATGATGACTAATATTCGTTTATCCAAAGTGATCTATCTCATCTTCACATTGATCACCTTTTATCTTTTCTATAAGATACTGAGCCCCTTTATCTTCACTATCTCATGGGCAATGGTCCTCAGCATTACATTCTACCCTCTGTATAAATTAATACTCAGATCATCCAAACGGGAGTGGTCTGCCTCACTGCTTACTCTGGCTGTTATTATGATAACGGTGCTGCTTCCGTTCTTCTTTATTATCAGTTCACTCACAGGCGATATTACTGACATCTACAATAAGATCGAACAGCAGGGCATTGAAAACATCATAAATCTTGATATATATACCCGGCTTGATGAAACATTGCAGAAATTAGTGCCCGCTGAATTGCTTCAACGATTTAACCTCCAGGAAAGCCTTACAGCGACCCTGAAGTCATTAGGAGAATACATCTTTCATAATATCACCGGCCTCCTTACAAACGCTGTCCTTCTGGCAGGGAACTTTGTCATCATGCTCATGATAATATATTTCTTCCTCAAAGACGGAGAGGCGCTTGCGGCGTATCTCAAAAAACTCCTGCCTCTTACTGAAGAACAGAAGCATAGGTTTGAAGAACGCATAAAGGAGACTGTCATAGCCGGAGTGTACGGCGGCGTTGTTGTCGGAATCGCTCAGGGGCTGCTCGGAGGTGTCGCGTTCTGGTTATTCGGCACTCCATCCCCGGTATTCTGGGGAGCAACAATGGCAGTTGCCTCACTCGTGCCTTTCTTCGGGACTTTTCTCATATGGGGGCCTGCAAGCCTTATCATGTTCCTGTCAGGCAGTTACATGAAGGGCATCGGGCTATTTCTTTTCGGCTTTATAATTATCAGCACCATTGACAACATCATCAAGCCGCTGGTGATCGGAAGCAGGACAAAGATGCACACGCTGTTAGTCTTCCTAAGCGTACTCGGCGGAATAAAACTCATGGGGCTTGTGGGATTTATTATCGGGCCCTTGATCGCCGCGCTGTTCCTCACACTGATTGAGATACACGCAAAGGAAGATCAGTAAATACACCGTCACTATATCGTCCTTAAAACCTCTTCAGCAAGCTTATATCCATTCTCTATACAGTCATTCATGCCGATGCCTTTGTAGGCGTTGCCGGCAAGATAAATGCCCTTATGAAGCTTGAGCCTCTCATCAATCTTTTTCAGCTTGTCTGAGTGCCCCACCAGATATTGAGGGATAGCCCTCTCCCACCTGTAGATCCTTGCCATATCAGGATCAGACTTCAATGTCATGATCGGCCTGAGTTCGTTCATCACCGTACTCAGCAGCCTGCTGTCATCCATCATCGCAAGTTCAGACGCCTTTGCTCCGCCGATCATCGTCCTGAGCAGCACATGTCCTTCAGGCGCCCTGTTCGGGAATATACTTGAGTCCCAGAGAGTGCCGAGTATCTTTCTGCCCTCTTTCTGAGGTATGAGAAAGCCGAAACCGCCCAGGTCATGCCCCACCTTCTCCCTCCTGTATCCAAGGCAGACAACCGACAGGGACGGATAAGGGATTGTAGAGAGTGTATCTGAAAGCTCCCTGTCCAAATCTTTTAAAATATCAGCAGATGCGTATGCAGGCGAGGCGAGGATCACGATATCCGCTTCAAAGATGCCGGCAGATGTATGCACCTGATAACTGTCACCGCTCCTGTTTATCCCGTGAACAGAGGCCCCGAGCCTGACCCTGCTGCCAAGCGCCTCTGAAAGGGCATCTGTGATCTTCTGCGCGCCATCATAAAAAGATGTGAGCCTGCCGGGAGGGGCGACAGAGACATTGGCGCCTGAGTTGCCCCTCTCTCTCTTTATCTTTATCAGAGCCTTGAAGAGGCCGCCGTATTTATATTCAAATTCCTTGATGCGAGGGAAGCAGCTCTTTATGCTCATCTTATAAGGGTCGCCTGCAAAAACACCCGATACCATAGGGTCGATAAGCTTATCAAGCGCCTCCTTTCCGAGCCTGCGTATTATGAAATCAGCTACGCTCTCATCCTCAGGGCCCTTCGGTGCAAAGAGGTCATAGAGCATCCTTATCTTGCCGGGCCATGATATAAAATCAGATCTAAGAAATGCAGGAGGTGATTCAGGAAGCGCGTTAAGCTTCCCGCCCGAAAAGATGTATCTCTTCTTTGCGTTCTCATTGCTTCGCACCGGGTCAATGCCAAGGCTGCCGCAGAGCTCAAGCGTCCTGGGCTTGTTATCGAGAAAACCGTTTGCGCCCTTTTCGCATACAAAGCCTTCAGTATTATCAGTCCATATCTTCCCGCCTGTCCTTGGGTCGGATTCAAGGAGAGTGATATCCAGTTGCGGGCTGTTCAACAACGCATAAGCAACCGACAAACCTGAAAGCCCTCCGCCTATAACAAGAACCTTCTTCATTGCGCCTCACTTGTTTTTATCATTACCAGTTCCTTTAATGCATTGATGAACTTCTCTGATGTGTTCAGCGATCCGCATCTCCTGAGGTTTATGCCCTGCCCTTTGGCAAGTTCCCTGAAGAGTATATCTACTTCATAGAGAGTCTCTATATGGTCTGACACAAAACTTATAGGCACGACAAGGATATTCCTGCATCCCTTCTCCCCGAGCTTTAAGATTGTATTGTCAGTTGAAGGCTCAAGCCACTCAACAGGCCCGCTCCTGCTCTGAAAAGAGAGCTGCCATTTAATATCCTTAATATTATACGGCTCTTCGGAAAGCCGTTTATTAGCCGCCTCTATCGTCCCTTTAATGTGATCAAGATACGGGTCGCCTTCATCAATAAAAGATTTAGGAAGGCTGTGGGCGCTGTACAAAAGAACGATATCCTCATCCTTAAACTTTTGAATGCCTTCATGGATGAGTTCGCACATTGCATCTATGTAGGGTGGAAAGTCAAACCATTGCTCTATATATTTTATGCTCAGGCCCATCTCCTCAGCAGCGTATTTAAACGCTGATACTGATGAACCTGTTGTGGTCTTTGAGTAATGAGGATACAGAGAGAGGACTATGACCTCTTTGATCCCGTCCTGCACCATCCTTTTTACGGTATCCTTTATATACGGGTGCCAGTAACGCATGCCGATATAGACTTTATAGAGAGGTTGAGAGGTTAAGAAGCTGAGCTGCTGAGAAGCTGAGGTTTTCTCGCCTTGCAAACTATCTACTCCCATGACTTCTTTATTAAGCGCCTTATCAAGCGCCTCAGCCTGTGCTGTGGTGATCTCAAGTATGGGCGACCTTCCGCCTATCATCCCGTACATCCTCCTGCTCTTTGACGAGCGGAATGTTGAGATAATCCTTGCGATAGGTTTCTGAAGAAAGGAGGGGCCCAGCCTGATGATCTCCCTGTCAGAGAAGAGGTTATATAGAAAGGGCCTGACAGCCTCTAATGAGTCAGGACCGCCGAGGTTGAGCAGAAGAACGCCTATGGTATGATCAGTTTTTCTGTCAGCCGTATCGTTCATATTTATATACCTGAAAAGATCAAGGCCGGAATGAAATATTATTACCTTATTGCAGACTCTTTATGTTTCCCAAGCACTCTCAGAAAGGCATCCACAACCTCAGGATCAAAGTGTTCTCCTGAACAGCGCTTAAGCTCTTCAATCGCAAATTCATTGCCGACTGATAAACGGTAAGGCCTGTCAGATATCATAGCGTCATATGAGTCTGCAACACATAATACTCTTGCAAGCAGCGGGATCTGTTCTCCCTTAAGGCTGTCAGGATAACCCGTGCCGTTATATTTTTCATGATGAGCCCTTATGATAGGGCGTATCTTGTCAAGCCCTTTTATAGGGCGGAGTATCTCATCGCCT
This window contains:
- a CDS encoding tetratricopeptide repeat protein, producing the protein MQEALLYFLLIFTPLAYGTVEIWSVTVLHAVSIAIIALWAVSMIRSGQIKLYRTPVDLFALILLFLAFISIFFSVYPYASRIQIYKLINYVLIFYFVVNTFSERRKLFRLSWVIAVFGGLYAFTGLLLLIDKSKGSRIFSPDIYSSFFTFVNHNHFAGYLEMITLSCIGLAIAYNGIRRLLLICLAVSAAAAIFFSLSRGGVISLLVGMLCLFALFSASSGRRKNLWLISGVLVLALSVMAWFGMGAVIERLQTLKDPFAAGKERLGVWKDIIDMIAENPWFGTGIGTFSHAFPLFKSEHLSSLYYSHAHNDYLELTAELGIAGIISAFLCIIVFFISVTKKLVALPDKGLQAVGLGALSSCFAILVHSNTDFNFSIPSNAFLFFICSAIALIASRPEKAALISRAISMKQGFAGYCIILLFCSMALINILPPFLGGYYLNKSIDHQKSGNYDLAAESLYRAIQIDSGNAEHPAAMGDIMAAKAVNAKETSEKEDLLNKSVKYFNDAITANPVRGYYYTKKAFSLQRLGRLDEAGEALTKAAHFAPQSPFTHYDTGTFFLSRGEADKAREEYGKFLQLRSNFSYLPKILDDLWKFYPSYAELKPVVPEIAEYRRRFAYYLLSKGEKHAAFEEFSFAFRLEPSILNALSIITELNNAKEYYKALEAGGEYIKQFGNEISLNKEIAITYENLDMNEKAIILYQQILNEDPKDISMYLRLSRILLKTNDNQHALETLQTALNYHPEDPYLREQMALIYGRMGNHKKAIAIFQQLTKEKPKDAPLHITLSGIYSSMKDYSNALGTIQTAIQLNPNDARLIRQLASIYETMGNNEKATIILQQLIAEDPKNVSIYISLAQIYLNTGNLGNAVNVLKTALIFNPDNATIYELLANSYSGMGLHKEALDALNKAVLFDQKNADYRFQLGIEYKKLGMLREAFDQWRKCLQIKPDHKNCKVFLERNIIYQ
- a CDS encoding FecR family protein, whose protein sequence is MNNVKLYKYFSFFLLIFLFCIPSDAFNSEKVGTILSVSGAATITRDNKTFDAIKDDPIYKFDTIETLENSRLKLHFSDDSIISLTENSRLVIKKYSGSEGSKKDVSVLELLNGDLRAVSGRSSLEVHTPNAVAAARGTEFYVWMCDKESGVAVLQGEVEFWLMEHPDWREIIKEGFTIFSRNNEQPGFPSPITPELIIELEKISNDISNDNSNDNSNDNSNDNSNDNSNDNGDDTHCGQCEVLDDENHCVPDNTMDPGPCQKCSNGIPVPDNSEDPGMCKKCLNGSPVSDNSEDPGRCKKCSGGSAVPDNSEDPGTCLKCSGGNSVPDDLEDPGLCKKCSGGSAVPDNLDDPGQCRKCSGGNTVSDDLQDPGICYKCSGGNSVYDDFEHCSDGDICSINDRCQGGGCKGDFDPSPIDPSCI
- a CDS encoding N-acetylmuramoyl-L-alanine amidase; the encoded protein is MKKILLAFVILMVFISSRISAVEHVSILGVRYLTYKTYTRVVIDLSSLASFNSNRLKKPERLYFDIKGCTLAKDTKTSIAVNNGILKKIRSGQFSEDTARVTLDLEGMSQYSAFVLENPDRLVIDIYKPEAALAPLIIESKPFIKEIPDDVKIKTIVIDPGHGGKDPGAVGPNGLKEKDVVLDVGKRLGEILNERYGVNIIYTRKTDVFIPLNERTEIANSNNADLFISVHANANTKRSAKGIETYILNWTNDDESLKVAARENNISISKMKLLRGGLQMILDDLTRSHKKQESVKFARNLQDSMVSTLKDQYNKTTDLGIKQALFYVLVGAEMPSALVEVSFISNSDEEKLLASKGYRDRIAEGIAEGVGDYIKGSTLMARQK
- a CDS encoding D-aminoacylase, which codes for MAIDYLIKGGFIIDGTSPDASPKIADIAIEGDRIKAIGELSGVHADNTINIKGLCLCPGFIDSHAHSDFTLLADGRAEGKICQGVTTEMNGNCGLSAAPLYREALEHREKELANLNIKERWNTFPEYFSILEKKGFAVNFATLAGHGNLRASVAGYSDKPLSTSTIEKTKELLNDAISAGAKGISTGLIYPPGIFTDTPEIIELAREAAKSNGIYTTHMRSEGSRLLESVNEVMTIVNESGIKAHISHLKTNGENNWKKLKGVFEQIEHENIKGFNVTCDRYPYTASSTDLDTILPAWAFEGGHKKELHRLRNEQAHLKNDFLKKHPEKSFWKSVMISSVTTDKNKWMEGKTLFEISLPLKKSPINCMFDLLIDDELRTGAIFFSMNEDNLREILKRPYAMIGSDSSARSFDGITSNEKPHPRAFGSFPRILGKYVREYGVLKLNEAIYKMTGLPARTFNIKNRGIIKEGCFADITVFDPKKVNDTAEYNKPFVRPKGIHHVFVNGTPVLFEGQATGKMPGRIIR
- a CDS encoding AI-2E family transporter, yielding MMTNIRLSKVIYLIFTLITFYLFYKILSPFIFTISWAMVLSITFYPLYKLILRSSKREWSASLLTLAVIMITVLLPFFFIISSLTGDITDIYNKIEQQGIENIINLDIYTRLDETLQKLVPAELLQRFNLQESLTATLKSLGEYIFHNITGLLTNAVLLAGNFVIMLMIIYFFLKDGEALAAYLKKLLPLTEEQKHRFEERIKETVIAGVYGGVVVGIAQGLLGGVAFWLFGTPSPVFWGATMAVASLVPFFGTFLIWGPASLIMFLSGSYMKGIGLFLFGFIIISTIDNIIKPLVIGSRTKMHTLLVFLSVLGGIKLMGLVGFIIGPLIAALFLTLIEIHAKEDQ
- the hemG gene encoding protoporphyrinogen oxidase; protein product: MKKVLVIGGGLSGLSVAYALLNSPQLDITLLESDPRTGGKIWTDNTEGFVCEKGANGFLDNKPRTLELCGSLGIDPVRSNENAKKRYIFSGGKLNALPESPPAFLRSDFISWPGKIRMLYDLFAPKGPEDESVADFIIRRLGKEALDKLIDPMVSGVFAGDPYKMSIKSCFPRIKEFEYKYGGLFKALIKIKRERGNSGANVSVAPPGRLTSFYDGAQKITDALSEALGSRVRLGASVHGINRSGDSYQVHTSAGIFEADIVILASPAYASADILKDLDRELSDTLSTIPYPSLSVVCLGYRREKVGHDLGGFGFLIPQKEGRKILGTLWDSSIFPNRAPEGHVLLRTMIGGAKASELAMMDDSRLLSTVMNELRPIMTLKSDPDMARIYRWERAIPQYLVGHSDKLKKIDERLKLHKGIYLAGNAYKGIGMNDCIENGYKLAEEVLRTI
- the hemH gene encoding ferrochelatase; translation: MNDTADRKTDHTIGVLLLNLGGPDSLEAVRPFLYNLFSDREIIRLGPSFLQKPIARIISTFRSSKSRRMYGMIGGRSPILEITTAQAEALDKALNKEVMGVDSLQGEKTSASQQLSFLTSQPLYKVYIGMRYWHPYIKDTVKRMVQDGIKEVIVLSLYPHYSKTTTGSSVSAFKYAAEEMGLSIKYIEQWFDFPPYIDAMCELIHEGIQKFKDEDIVLLYSAHSLPKSFIDEGDPYLDHIKGTIEAANKRLSEEPYNIKDIKWQLSFQSRSGPVEWLEPSTDNTILKLGEKGCRNILVVPISFVSDHIETLYEVDILFRELAKGQGINLRRCGSLNTSEKFINALKELVMIKTSEAQ